The DNA window TCAAGTCGAAGAGCGCGCGAAACGCCCCTTCACCGGCATCCTCCCAATCGGCCTTCGCGGCGAACTCGAGCAGCACCTCGCGTGGCGGACCGATGTCGACCTCGATCTTCCGCCACAGCACCTGCGCGAGATTGTAGCTCAACTCGAAGCTGTCCCCTTGCAGGTTCCATGACTCACCGGTCCAGAACTGCTGGATGGTGTGTTCATTCCAGTGGTCCTCATGCTTCCCATACATCTCCGCATCGAGGTGAAACACCTGTGTGCCGCAAACCCACTCTTCCATCCGCATCGCGAGAGCCTCGTTGAGCCACGTCGGGATCGGGAGGTGGGTGACGCATGCATGCGTCAACTCGTGGACGAAGACGGTCCGATAGGACGAGTAGTCGGTTGCCGGCAGCGCGAAGTGGACATAGCCCGCGCCACTCAGACAAACCCCTCCCGACATCGGATGCTCGCCGTCGGGATAGAAGGGATCGATGTAGTCATAGTAGTCGGCGAGCTTGCCGAAAATGAACACCACGTGCTTCCCGTAGCCGTCATCGGACGTCACACCGTGAAGGCTTCCGAGGATCCGTTTCAGGGCTTCCTCGAGGAACTCCTTGGCACCCCGGACCACGTGATCCGGAGCCTCGGTGACCAGCAGGAAGTTCGGCGTCTCGTGGACTTGGTAGCCACCACCCAGTCCGGAGCGGATCCGGTTGACCCACTGGTGCGAGACGTCCATCCACGCATCGCTTCTCTCTGACTCCGGAAGCTTCTCCTCGATGATCTCGCCGATCGCCTCCCAGTCGGGGTAGCAGAAGCGCCCCCCGACGTGGAGGTGTTCGGTGAGATCCGGGAGAGTGGTCATCCGGGGCCGGTTTTCAGTAGTTCGGTTCCTTGACCTCGGCGGTCACGGCGGCGGCGAGGACGGATGCCTTCTTGCCCTCGCCGGTGGCGCGGTAGTTCGGCACGATCCGGTGACCGAGCACGGCCGGCGCGACGGCCCGGATGTCCGAGCAGGCCGGTGCGGCACGGCCGTTGAGGAGCGCCATCGCTTTCGCCCCGAGGACGAGGTACTGCGAAGCTCGCGGTCCGGCGCCCCACTCGAGGTAGTCCTTGGCGACCTGCGATGCCGTGCTTTCCGCCGGACGGGTCGCCATCGCGAGGTCGACGGCGTAGCCGAGCACGTGGTCGGCCACCGGCATCGCCCGGACGAGCTTCTGCAGCGCCCGGACTTCCTCCGGACCGACCACCGCGTTGAGCGTGGGAAAGTCTCCGATCGTCGTCCGCCGGACGATCTCGATCTCCTCGTCGCGGTCGGGGTAGCCGAGGTCGAGCGAGAACATGAAACGGTCGAGTTGGGCCTCGGGCAGCGGGTAGGTCCCCTCGTGCTCGATCGGGTTCTGGGTCGCCACCACCAGGAACGGATCGGGCAGCGCCCGGGTCTCGCCGGCGATCGTCACGCGGCGTTCCTGCATCGCCTCCAGCAGCGCGGCCTGCGTCTTCGGCGGCGTCCGGTTGATTTCATCGGCCAGCACCAGATTGGCGAAGATCGGGCCCTTCCGATACTCGAACTCCATTCGGCCCTGGACCTCGTGGATGACCTCCGATCCGAGGATGTCGGACGGCATCAGGTCGGGCGTGAACTGGATCCGGCTGAAGTCGAGGCCGAGGACCTTGGCGATCGACTGGACCAGAAGGGTCTTTGCCAGCCCGGGGACGCCGACCAACAGGCAGTGGCCGTTGGCAAATAGCGAGCCGACCAGCGCGGCGACGATGGCGTCCTGGCCGACAATCGCCCGTGAGAGCTCGGTGGAGATGCGTTGCGCGGCCTCGCGGGCGGCGTCGACGGACGGGGCGGTGGCTTCCTGGGACATGGGGATCGGAGAATGAAAAAGTCTGACGGTCTAAAACCCCTGAAGCGTCGCCGGTGTTAGGAAAATGATAAAAAGGAGGCGAAGTTGGAATTCACAGAGGCTTCACGGAGCCCTCACCTGCAGGCGCCGTGCCGGGATCAGAGCACAAAAAAAACACCGGCCTCCTTGGGAAGGCCGGTGCTTGAAAATCGTTGGGATCGGAGAGACCGCTTACTTGGAGTATTCCACGGCGGCTGGCATCTCCTGGAACTGCGGAAGTTCGCGGAGGGCCGGTGCGGCAGGTTCGCCGGTGCAGCAGCAGGAGGCGCTGATCAGGGCGATGGCGGAAGCGCTAAGAGCGGCAAGAAATCGGATCATCATTGGTTTTTGGTGACGTTGACTGCGAATGCTGTCGAAAATACGGGGCGGACTGTCAAGCAGTCCGCCCCGGTTTTAAGTCATTGTTTCTCTCCCGGCGGTCAGCCGGAGGAGTCCGAAATCCTTACTTGGCAGGAGCCACGTAGGTCGGAGCAGCAGGAGCCGGAGCGCTCTCGCAGCAGGAAGTGGCGAGGAAAGTACCGGCGGCTGCAGCGGCAAGGAGGGCGATCTTCACGATTTTCATGATCTGAGTAGGTCAGGTAGTTCGATGTTTGGGTGGAGCTGCCGACTGGCAACAACGCGCCCACTCTAACGACCCGACCCGACCGCGCAAGGTAAAAGCCGGGGCGGCAAATCCGGCGTTCAACCCTCGAATTGATGGACCGCGAATGAACGCGAATTCACATGAATGAACGGGAAATCTCTCCCAACCAAGGGCCATGCCGGTCCGATTCTTACGGTCCCCGGGCTTCACAGCCCCATCCGATCGGATTCCCTTCGCCGGTATCGGAATTCGCGTCCATTGGCGTCCATTCGCGGTTCAAAAATCACACGCAGGCGACCCTCCGCACCCGGAGTCATGGGAAACGCACGACAGGATTGCCAGCCGCGCATCGGGCCCTACACTGCCCGCCCCTTCCGATTCCATGAGCGAACCCAAGAACCTCGCGATCGTCGGCGCCACCGGTGCGGTGGGCGAAGAGATGCGCCTGTGCCTCGAGCAGCGCGACTTCCCGGTCAAGTCGCTGACCCTGCTCGCTTCCGCCCGCTCGGCCGGCAAACGCTTCCCCTTCCGCGGCGAAGAGATCGAGGTCAAGGAACTCACCCACGACTCGTTCGAGGGGATCGATATCGCGCTGTTTTCCGCCGGCGGCGGGATCTCGAAGGAATTCGGGCCCTCGGCGGCCGCGGCCGGCTGCGTGGTGATCGACAACTCGTCGGCTTTCCGGATGGACGAGGACGTGCCGCTGGTCGTCCCGGAAATCAATCCGGACACCGCCCGCACCGCCCCGCGCGGGATCATCGCCAACCCGAACTGCTCGACCATCATCGCGCTGATGGGGCTGGCCCCGCTTCACGAAGCCTTCGGTCTCCGCTCGATCATCGCCTCGACCTACCAAGCCGTGTCGGGCTCGGGCGCGCAGGGAATCGTCGAGCTTGAGGAGCAGGTCAATGCGATCGCCACCGGCGGCACTTTCGAACCCAAGGTCTACCCGCGCCAGATCGCCTTCAACGTGATCCCCCAGGTCGACGCCTTCACCGACAACGGCTACACCAAGGAGGAGCTGAAGATGCTCAACGAGGGCCGCAAAATCCTCGGTCTCCCGGAATTGAAAGTCTCGTGCACCTGCGTGCGCGTGCCGGTCTACCGTTCGCACTCGATCTCGATCACCGCCCAGTTCGAACGACCGGTCGATGTCGACGCGGCACGAGCCGCCTACGCCGGAAAGGCTGGAGTCGCAGTGAAGGACGATCCGGCCAACGGACAGTTCCCTGTTCCACTCGACACCACCGGTCAGGACGACTGCCTCGTCGGACGCATCCGCAAGAACCTCGTCTTCAAGAACGCGCTCGACCTGTGGGTCGTCGGTGACCAGGTCCGCAAGGGAGCGGCCCTCAATGCCGTGCAGATCGCCGAGCTGCTCTGACCCGGAACCGCCCGGACTCCCCGTTCGGCCCACCTGAATTCCTCCTTGGCGACCTTGGCGTCTTGGCGGTGAATCCCCCATCCTCATGGACGACCTCAAGCAATACCTGACCGACCGCGCCGCGGAGGTGGATGCGGCCCTCGATGCCTTCCTGCCGAAGGCGAGGCAACGGCCGGCCACGGTGCACGAGGCGATGCGCTACAGCCTGTTCGCCGGCGGCAAGCGCTTGCGTCCCGTCCTTTGCCTCGCGGCCGCCGAAGCCTGCGGGGGCGATCCGGATGCCGCGTTGCCCTCGGCCTGCGCGGTCGAACTGATGCACACCTACTCGCTGGTCCATGACGACCTGCCGTGCATGGACGACGACGACCTGCGGCGCGGCCGGCCGACCTGCCACAAGGTTTATGGCGACGGCATGGCGGTGCTGACCGGTGACGCACTCCTTACCGAGGCATTCCTGGTGCTGTCCGAGTCGTCACCGACCCGGCGCTATCCGCTGGCGGCCTTCGTCGCCGAGCTCGCGATCACCGGAGGTTCGACGAAACTGATCGGGGGCCAGGTCATGGACCTCGAGGGTGAGGGCAAGGACCTGACCAAGGCGCAGTTGGTGAAGATCCACGAAGCCAAGACGGCGGCGCTTCTGACGACCAGCATCCGGCTCGGCGCGATGAGCGCCAACGCCACCGATGGGAAACTCGAGTCGCTTTCCACCTTCGGTCACGCCCTCGGGCTCGCGTTCCAGGTCATCGACGACATCCTCGACGTCACGCAGACCACCGAGAAGCTCGGCAAGACCGCCGGCAAGGACGAGGCCGTGGCCAAGGCGACCTACCCGGCCATCCTCGGGCTCGACAAGGCCCGCAAGGAAGCCCACCGCCTGACCAAGAAGGCGATGTCGGCCCTTGAACCCTTCGGCAGGAAGGCACACCGGCTTCGCCAGATCGCCGAGTATCTTCTGGAGCGAGATTACTGACTTCCGAGCGAGCTCGCGGAGCCGAGGGAAGCCGGCTGCATGAGGAGTATAACAGGCGCGCCGCTCCAATTCCCCCCAGGCTTTCCCCTTGCGGGCAACAAGCGTCGGCGACGAAGCTCGGCGCGTGAAATGCGCTCACTGCGGAGGCCGGCTTGAAGGCAACCTGACGATCTGTCCGTTCTGCAACACACGGCAGGATGTCGACCTTCAGCAGATCCATTTCCGCGACCTCGGTAACGACGGATCCCTGCCCTGTCCGGGATGTGAATCGACCCTGAGCGTGATCGAGTTCGACGCCGATCCGAAGATCCGCATCGAGCGCTGCGAGTCCTGCCTCGGCCTGTTCTTCAATCCGGGTGAACTCGAGGCTCTGTTGGAAGCGAAAACCAATCCGCTGGTCTGGCTCGACCGCCAGCGGCTTTCGGAGATCTCGGAGAACTTCGGCTACAACCACGAGGTCATCTACCTGCGCTGCCCGATGTGCCGGGAAATGATGAGCCACCTCAACTTCGGCGGCCAGAGCGGGGTCATCCTCGACCGTTGCGGGACCCATGGCGTGTGGGTCGAAGGTGGTGAGCTGAGGCGGATGCTCGAATGGTGGCGAGCGGGAGGAAAGCACCTCCACCAGGCACACGAAACCCGCAAGGCGGAGCGACTGAAGTCGGTCGATATCCAGAGACAGCGGGCAAGACGCGCCTCGCGCAACTTCCCGCCGGACTCCGGTGCCGATCTGCCCGACGGCGACTACATGAGCCCGGGCGAGGCGATCGTCGACACGCTCAAGGACGTGCTGGCGTGGTTTGCCGACTAACGTGGGTTTCAGCCGAGGCGCCGCGACATGTAATGGGCCACGGCTTCGGTACGGGAGCGGACATGCATCTTGGTGTAGATGTTCTTCAGGTGGCTGCGGACGGTCTCGATCCCGATGCCAAGATGGTCGGCGATCTCCTTGTTCGAATAACCCTTGGTCAGCAGCACGAGCGTTTCCTCCTCGCGATGGGTGAGGGCCACCGAGGGATCGGAGAGTCCGGATTTCTTCCGGAAAGAGGCGACCACGTGGCGGGCGATTTCGCTGGTCATCGGCGCTCCTCCGTTGAGCACGTCCAGCAAAGCCGCTCGGAGATCGGCCGGCTTCGTCCGTTTCAACAGATAGCCATCCGCGCCGGACTCCAGCGCGAGGAAGAGGATCTCGTCCTCGTCGGACGCCGTCAGCATCACGATCGGGATGTCCGGCTTCATCGCCTTCAGGCGCGCGGTGCACTCGATGCCCGACATCCTCGGCAGGAATACATCCATCAGCACCACGTCCGGCAAGTTCTCGGGGATCATCCGGAGGGCGTCCTCGGCAGACGCACAGACACAGGTGCATTCGAAGTCGGGGAATGACGAGATCAACCGCCTCCAACTCTCCCGGGTGTCGAGTTGGTCTTCCACCAGCGCCACCCGGATGCACGTCGCCCCTTTTCTCTCCTGCATCGCTTCTTCACTCATGACTTCACTCCCTCGGATCTTGGTTTTCCCGCTAGCGCGGATGGGGTGACCGCGGCCACCAGCGTGCCGGATCTCGCCGGCGCGCGACCGCGTACGCCGGCCTTCGGGATCGGCACCTCGAACTCGACGCGGCATCCCTCTCCTGGACGGGAATCGATCCGACACACTCCGCCGACCTCTTCCATCCGCTCCCGCATGTTGCGGAGCCCGTTGCGCAGCGGATCCGCCGATTCCGTTTCAAAGCCCTTGCCATCGTCCTCGATCACCACCGACAGGATCGGCCCCCGGACGTGGATCCGGAGGAAAAGCTCGGAGGCACCCGAGTATTTCGCGGCATTGTTGACCGCTTCCTTCACGCCCAGCAGCAGACTTCTCCTCAAGGGAAGATCGAGAGGCACATCCGGCAGGTCGCCATCCACATCGAGCCGGCACCGGAGCTCGAGCGCCTCGAGAAACCGCTGCGTCTGCTTGCAGGCATAGTTGGCGAAGTCCCGCAACGTATCGCGCCGGGAATTCACCATCCACACGACTTCATCCATCGCGCCGGAGACCGCCCGTGCCTTTTCGCACAACGCCTCGAGCCGCGGCCGCGCCAGCGAGTCGGTCGGCAATTCCGTCTGGATGACCTCGCCTTCGAGCGCGAGTTCGGTCAGACGCGCACCCAACTCGTCGTGGATGTCCCGCGCGATCCGGTCGCGCTCGCGGTTCAGCAGCTCCTGTGCGTTCGTGTGCAGCGAAATGCGGGCCATCAGGCGAAGACAGAGAAACACCGCAAACGCCACCGCACACCACAGCAGCGCCTGGAACCAACCATACTGCCAGAAGCGGATGTCCACGGGCGGAGCCACATTCACCTTCACCAGCATCGTCGGCACCCGCTTCAGCCATTGGTCGGAGCGGGGAAGGTCGGAGCTGACCTCGATCGCATGCCCCCAGCCCGGCGGCGCCTCCCGGATGCTTTCCCAACCGTTGACGGTGGCGGGAGCAATCCGCCAGTCCGTGTCGGACAGGACCTCGATGTCCTCGCCATTCGACAAATCGACCCGCAGGCCGAACTGCATGCCCGCCTCCCGGTTGTCGTTGAAACCTTCGACCGCCACCACGTGCCGACCCGGCTTCAACTGCCGGCCGAGTTCATATTCGGTAACACTCCGCCAGTCGCTTCCGGATCCGATCTCACGCCCGTCGAGCATCAGGCGATAGCCGTTGTCGACCGAGATCCGGATCCGCGCGTGCTCGACCTCCGCATCAGCGGGAATGACAAACGACCTCCAGAGCCGGCAGGTCTGCTTGTCGTAGGTCTCCGGACTCCAGATCCACGGACCGACTTCCCACGCCTGCTTTGCCGATGTCACCGCCTCGGCGTTCGATGCCGAACCACTGGCGGACTCCTCCTCGTCCAACGCCTTCAGCGCGCACGACCATCCCATCAGTCCGAAGACGGCGGCGACAGCCACCCGTATTCCGGTAGCGCGATGGACGCATCGGAGGAGCGTCTGCGGGACGCTTGCGATCGCCGACGAATCCGGGTGCGCGACTTTCATGGGTTGGCAGCGACCGCTTCGGTCTCGCCCACCATCCTTCCAGAAACCCGACACGAATCAAACCCGACCTTCTCCCCCTCTCGGGGGATGGACAAACTCCCGCGATCGGCTAGCGTGCTACTGGAAGTTTTTGTTTTCCCCACAGCCGGCGATTCCCTCGTTCCCTTCATTTCGTTGAGCCCTGCCTGACTTCGGTCGCAGGGCATCTTTGTGGCTAAAAATCCATCCGGCAGGGTGATCCCTCGCCGCATCTTCGTACCAACATGAAAAGACCCTACGCCTTCCAAAGGCAGACCCTCCAAGGCACCGGTTTCCCGGCACACCTTCAACCGTCCACGTTCACCTCCGCGCTCGCTTTCGCTGCAATGCTCGCGTGGTCATCATCGGCCGATGCCGGCCAGGATATCTACAACACGGCAGGTACAACCAACTGGGTCTGCCCTCCCGGAGTCACCTCGATCCAGGTCGAATGCTGGGGTGGTGGTGGTGCCGGCGGTTCCGGAAGAAAGGACAATCAAACGAGCACCAACAGTGTTCAGAATGGCGGTGGCGGTGGCGGCGGCGCGTACGCAAGGACGATCGCCGTGCCGGTCACGCCCGGACTGTCCTACACGATCACCATTCCCCCGGCAGCCGTCAGCGGCTCGAACGGCACCACGACCAACAACAGCGGCGCGGTGAACGGAGGAACCGTGACCTTCGTCGGCGATAGCAGTGTCACCGTCACCGCTGCGGGCGGAACGGGAGGCCGGAACGTCTACGTCAACGGCACCAATACCGCGGCCTCGGCCGGAGGAGGAGCCGGTGGCACCACCGCCGCAAGCGTGGGCGATGTGAAATTCGCGGGCGGAGCCGGCGCAGCGGGCACCACCGGAGGAGGCAACGTCAGCGGCGGCGGCGGCGGCGGTGCGGGCGACAGCTCCAACGGTGGCGCCGGCCAGGGTGGAAACAACACCCCGGCAGCTGGCGGTGCCGGAGGTATCGTCGGCGGGGGCAACGGAGGCAACGGCGTGACCGGAGCAACAACCGCCGGCAGCCAGGGACCGGGCGGACCCGGCCAGACGCCGGGAGGAGGTGGCGGTGGCGGCCACAATCTCGGGCAAAACACCCAATTCGGCGGCACCGGCGGCCTTGGGCAGATCGTCATTACCTACACGACCGAGACCATCAAGGCCGACAACACCGACAACCTCGACCTCGGCTCCAGCTGGGTCGGCGGCAACGCCCCGGGCACCGATGCGATCGCGGTCTGTAACAACGTCGTGACCTCCGCCAACACAACCCTTCTCGGAAGCGACACGACATGGGCGGGACTGGCGATCGAGGATCCTGCCGGCTCCGTTTCCATCGACGCCGGCAACACGCTGACCCTCGGCCTGGCGGTCACCGACATCGACATGTCGGCCGCGACCCAGGATCTCACGCTGGACTGCGACCTCAACATGGATGGCGCACATATCTGGAACGTCGCGGCCGGCCGCACGCTCGCCCTTGGCGGCACCATCTCCGGCAGCTCCTCGGTCACCAAGGCCGGCGACGGCACGGCAATCATCTCCGGCACCAACCAATCCACCGGAGGCACCACGGTCACCGCCGGCTCGCTGACCTACGACGTCAGCAGTAGTTACAATCCCGGAGGCACGGGCGGAGCAGCCGGCCTGCTCAACGTCAACGGCGGCAGCGCCGTGGCAACCCTCGCGGGCAGCTACACCGCCACCGGCAACGGCAACGCCTACTGGGAAATCCGCAACGGCGGCGTGCTGAATTTCAGCGGCACCGCGAACGTGGCAGGTGCCGGCGGACTCCGGATCGGTGAAGGCAGCGCCGGCACCATGAACATGACCGGAGGCTCCCTGGACGCCGCGATGAACAGCGGCTCCAACCTCGTCGTCGGCAGAAGCGCTGGAGCAAACGGCACCCTCAACATGACCGGAGGCGTCCTCAGCATCACCAACGGCGGCGGCATTTCGATCGCCAACGTGGCCGGCAACTCCGGCGTGATGACCGTCGGCGGAACCGGGCTGGTGGAATTGCTCAGCACCGGCAACTTCGCCATGGGACCGGGCACCGCCACCTTCAACCTGAACAGCGGCGGAACCTTCGTGCTCGGAGCCAACTCGAGCGCTTCCGGCACCAGCACCTTCAACTTCGATGGCGGCACGCTCAAGGCCGGCCGCTCGAGCACCGCGTTCCTTTCCGCCGGCATAACAGCGGTGAACGTCCTCGCGGGAGGCGCCACCATCGACTCGGATGAATTCAGCATCACCCTCCCCGGGGCGCTGCTGGAGGATGGAGTCTCCACGGGCGGAGGCCTGACCAAACTCGGCGACGGCGTCCTCACCCTCGGCGGTGCGAACACCTACACCGGCACCACCAACGTCAACGCCGGCACCCTCGAGCTATCCAGCGCGGGGACCAGTGTCTCCGATGTCGTTGTGGCAAGCGGAGCCGGAGCCGGAGCGCAGGTCGAGGTCGCCAACGGCCAGCACGCCAGCACAGGTGATCTCGCCCTGGGCAACGGCAGCGCGTTGGTCATCGACTACGGCACCACAGCTCCGAGCACCACGGTCGCTCCCTTGCTGGTCGACAACCTGAGCCTCGGAACCGGCCTCACCCTCGACCTTTCCGGCGATCTCGTGAACACACTCGCGGTGAGCCAGACGTACCCAATCGTCAGCTGGACGACCAGCGGCCCGGCGGACGGCTCCGGATTCACCACCGTCTTCCCCTTCCGCCTCGCAGGCACCTTCAGCGTCGCCGCGAACACGCTCTACTTCACCGTGACCGCCAATGCGATTGGCGCGATCTCGTGGAATACCGGCAATGGCGTCTGGGACACGGCCACCACGAACTGGCTCGATGCGGCCTCCTCGCCCACCACCTTCGCCGACACGCTCGACGATGTGCTGTTCGGCGACGCCGCCGGGGCATCGGGCAATCCCATCGTCACGCTCAACACCACGGTTTCGCCCGTCAGCGTCAAGATGAACAGCTCCAGCCATGACTACACGATCAGCGGCACCGGAGCCATCAGCGGCGACACCGACCTCAACCTCGACGCCGCCAACACGCGGACCCTCACGCTGGCCAACGACAACACCTATTCCGGGGCGACGGCCATTTCCGGGGGAACTCTCAGCCTCGGCGACGGAGGAACCGGCGGCTCGCTCAACACCGCGAGCACCATCAGCCTGGCCACCGGAGGAGTCTTTGCCGTCAACCAGAGCGACACTGTCACGCAGGGCACCGAGTTCTCCGGCGCGCCCATTACCGGCGCAGGGGGCTTCGCCCAGACCGGCAGCGGGACGACCGTTCTGAATGCGGCCAACACCTACTCGGGCACGACCACGGTCAGCGGTGGCACGCTTCAGGCCACGGTCGACAGCGGAGTCAACGGCGTGGGCACCAGCACCTTGTCGATCGGACCGGGATCCACCCTGCTCCTCAATGACACCTTCACGACCTCGGGAGGCACGCTCACCCTCAACAATACCGTCACGGGAACGGGCCTGCTGCAGGTGCAGTTCGCCGCCGACACCAACCCGAGGAATATCCAGATGCCCAACGTCGCGGGATTCAACGGCACGATCCAGCTCTCGTCGCTCGGCACCACGGGGGACAAGTGGAATGCCACGGGCGTCGGAGCCACAGGAGCCGCTCTGGTGATCGACCCGGGCAACACGCTCTACGTGCCCAACGGCGTCAATCCGTCTTTCGCGGGCGGGATCAGCCTCAGCGGCAGCGGCAACAGCGAAGGACGCGGCGCCATCCGACTCTCCAACGGCACCCTGGGTGGAAACATCAGCCTGGCCGGTGATGCGACCATCAATCTGGACAGTTCGGCGGCCAACGTCAGCGGCGACATCAGCAGCGGCGCCGCGGGAACGCAGACCCTGACGCTTGGAGCCACCGCATCGACGGGAGGCACCCTGAGCGGCATCATCGGCGGCGGCACCGGGACACTCAACCTCGCCACCGCGGTAGGCGGCACCCACACGCTGTCGAATGCCAACACCTTCACAGGCACGACCACGATCGGTGCCGGAGTCCTCCAACTCTCCGACATCGGTGCCCTGAGCACGACAACAGGAGTCGCGATGGCCGACGGAACACGGCTCCAGTCGACCCTCGACGGGGCGGTGGTGAATGCTCCGATCTCCATCGGCGGAGGCGGGACGAATGTGACAATCAACGCCCCGACCAACGCGCCGGGTGGAGGTGTTCCTTCAACGCTCGAGTTGAACGGAGTCATCAGCGGGGACGGCAACCTGACCCTGTCGAGCAGCGTCAACCAGAACGCCTTGTCGACCGTGTTGCTCAATGCCCAGAGCACCTATACCGGCAGCACCCTGATCACCCGGATCGGCTCGAATACCGCGACCCAGACGATCGTGAGGCTCGGCATCGACAACGCGCTGCCGGTCACCACCACGGTCACTCTGGATGGCGGCGACGGTGCCGGCACCGGCCGCTTCACGGAGATCAACCTGAATGGCTTCGATCAGGAACTCGCAGGCTTGGCCAACGAGATCCGGGCAACCAGCCGCCGCCAGCGGATCGTCAACAGCAACGCCCTCGACCACGCCACGTTGACCATCAACAGCAGCAGCGACTCCTTCTTCTCCGGTTATCTCGGAGGTGGGGGCGGCTCGGTCTCCGGCACGGCCACTCCGGGATCAACCGGTGGCGACAACTTCAGCTTGGTCAAGAACGGCACCGCCAAGTTCGCGCTCGACGTGACCTCCGGCGCCGGCGGTCTCAGCTACGACGGCGACACCACCGTGAATGCCGGCGTGCTCAGCCTCGGACGGATCAACTCGAACAACGACACCTCGACCGTATCCGTCGCCTCAGGCGCCAGGCTCGAGCTTACCTTCGGCGGCACCGACACGGTGGCCTCGCTGGTACTCGGCGGAGCCACCCAGAACAACGGAGTTTACGGTCACACCAACAGCGGTGCCGACAACGGCGGACAGGGAGTCGGATTCTTCGACTCCTTCTTCGAACCGGGTTCGGGAACGATCACCGTGCAAGGCGGCTACAGCGCATGGGCGGCGATCAACGCTCCGGTCACCGGCAACGATCCGGATGCCGACGAAGACCTCGACGGCGTGCCGAACGGCGTCGAGTACGTCCTCGGCGGAACCATCGGAACCAACGACCTCGACAAGCTGCCGACCGCCTCGACCAGCGGCGCCGACTTCCTCTTCAGCTTCGTCCGCGACCAAGCGTCGATCGATGGCACGACGGCTGTCGTCATCGAAGTGGGCACGACACTTGCCTCGTGGCCCGA is part of the Haloferula helveola genome and encodes:
- a CDS encoding polyprenyl synthetase family protein → MDDLKQYLTDRAAEVDAALDAFLPKARQRPATVHEAMRYSLFAGGKRLRPVLCLAAAEACGGDPDAALPSACAVELMHTYSLVHDDLPCMDDDDLRRGRPTCHKVYGDGMAVLTGDALLTEAFLVLSESSPTRRYPLAAFVAELAITGGSTKLIGGQVMDLEGEGKDLTKAQLVKIHEAKTAALLTTSIRLGAMSANATDGKLESLSTFGHALGLAFQVIDDILDVTQTTEKLGKTAGKDEAVAKATYPAILGLDKARKEAHRLTKKAMSALEPFGRKAHRLRQIAEYLLERDY
- a CDS encoding AAA family ATPase, producing MSQEATAPSVDAAREAAQRISTELSRAIVGQDAIVAALVGSLFANGHCLLVGVPGLAKTLLVQSIAKVLGLDFSRIQFTPDLMPSDILGSEVIHEVQGRMEFEYRKGPIFANLVLADEINRTPPKTQAALLEAMQERRVTIAGETRALPDPFLVVATQNPIEHEGTYPLPEAQLDRFMFSLDLGYPDRDEEIEIVRRTTIGDFPTLNAVVGPEEVRALQKLVRAMPVADHVLGYAVDLAMATRPAESTASQVAKDYLEWGAGPRASQYLVLGAKAMALLNGRAAPACSDIRAVAPAVLGHRIVPNYRATGEGKKASVLAAAVTAEVKEPNY
- a CDS encoding ATP-binding protein, whose translation is MKVAHPDSSAIASVPQTLLRCVHRATGIRVAVAAVFGLMGWSCALKALDEEESASGSASNAEAVTSAKQAWEVGPWIWSPETYDKQTCRLWRSFVIPADAEVEHARIRISVDNGYRLMLDGREIGSGSDWRSVTEYELGRQLKPGRHVVAVEGFNDNREAGMQFGLRVDLSNGEDIEVLSDTDWRIAPATVNGWESIREAPPGWGHAIEVSSDLPRSDQWLKRVPTMLVKVNVAPPVDIRFWQYGWFQALLWCAVAFAVFLCLRLMARISLHTNAQELLNRERDRIARDIHDELGARLTELALEGEVIQTELPTDSLARPRLEALCEKARAVSGAMDEVVWMVNSRRDTLRDFANYACKQTQRFLEALELRCRLDVDGDLPDVPLDLPLRRSLLLGVKEAVNNAAKYSGASELFLRIHVRGPILSVVIEDDGKGFETESADPLRNGLRNMRERMEEVGGVCRIDSRPGEGCRVEFEVPIPKAGVRGRAPARSGTLVAAVTPSALAGKPRSEGVKS
- a CDS encoding zf-TFIIB domain-containing protein, whose translation is MKCAHCGGRLEGNLTICPFCNTRQDVDLQQIHFRDLGNDGSLPCPGCESTLSVIEFDADPKIRIERCESCLGLFFNPGELEALLEAKTNPLVWLDRQRLSEISENFGYNHEVIYLRCPMCREMMSHLNFGGQSGVILDRCGTHGVWVEGGELRRMLEWWRAGGKHLHQAHETRKAERLKSVDIQRQRARRASRNFPPDSGADLPDGDYMSPGEAIVDTLKDVLAWFAD
- a CDS encoding aspartate-semialdehyde dehydrogenase → MSEPKNLAIVGATGAVGEEMRLCLEQRDFPVKSLTLLASARSAGKRFPFRGEEIEVKELTHDSFEGIDIALFSAGGGISKEFGPSAAAAGCVVIDNSSAFRMDEDVPLVVPEINPDTARTAPRGIIANPNCSTIIALMGLAPLHEAFGLRSIIASTYQAVSGSGAQGIVELEEQVNAIATGGTFEPKVYPRQIAFNVIPQVDAFTDNGYTKEELKMLNEGRKILGLPELKVSCTCVRVPVYRSHSISITAQFERPVDVDAARAAYAGKAGVAVKDDPANGQFPVPLDTTGQDDCLVGRIRKNLVFKNALDLWVVGDQVRKGAALNAVQIAELL
- a CDS encoding response regulator transcription factor, translating into MSEEAMQERKGATCIRVALVEDQLDTRESWRRLISSFPDFECTCVCASAEDALRMIPENLPDVVLMDVFLPRMSGIECTARLKAMKPDIPIVMLTASDEDEILFLALESGADGYLLKRTKPADLRAALLDVLNGGAPMTSEIARHVVASFRKKSGLSDPSVALTHREEETLVLLTKGYSNKEIADHLGIGIETVRSHLKNIYTKMHVRSRTEAVAHYMSRRLG